Genomic segment of Thermoflexus sp.:
TCCAATGCGTGCCCGTTGATCGCTCCGCACGATCCGGATCCCGGTCGAGTTTCCCACCCGGGCCTCCCCAGAACGCACGGTGAAATCCGTCCGGTCATTCTGGACTTCCACGGCCAGGGCCCCGGATAGCACTTCTGCCTGTCCATAGGGGGTCTGGATGACCAGCTCGAGGGCCCGCCGGCCTTCGAGGCGGATGACCCGGATCCGGCCGGCGCGGACGTAGAGGGTGAGGCGCGCCGGTTCCGGGCTGATCCCGAACCGCGGGTAACGGGCGTATCGCACTTCCACCTGGGTGTTCGGATAGATCTGGATCGCTGCCAGGTCTGGAGGCGTGGGAAGCAATGGTTCGGAGAAGATCACCAGGCCCTGGGATTGGGCATCTGTGATCAGAAGATCGCCTTCCGTCAGCCGGGAATAGGCAGCGCCAGGGGTGATCGCCACGGGCTCTCTCTCTGGATGCTCCAGGCGGAGGATCCCGGACAGGGCGGATACCCGAGCGGGCGTGCCGATATAGGCAGTGCGAAAATAAGTCATGATCCGCCACGGGATCAGGACGCTGAGCCCGATACAGATGGCGAAGGACAGCAGGAGGGTGATCCAGGCCAGGCGCTGCACCTGCGCCTCAGTCCACCTCGTAGCGGATGCGAAATCCCCGGAATTCACCGCTCGGCTTCTCCCAGTAGGTTTCCACGTAATCCACGCGGGCCGCTGGCGGGCCCTGCTGAAGGAAGGCGAGGAGGGCTTCCACCGCCGATCGTGGCCCTTCCGCCACCACCTCCACCGTGCCATCCGAGCGATTGGCCACCCAGCCCGTTAGACCGAGGGCCTCCGCTCGCAGCCGGGTGTAGTATCGGAAATTCACGCCCTGGACGATCCCATGCACAATGGCGTGAAGCCGAACCTGTTCTTCATGCGGTTTTCGCTGGCCGATCCCTCCCATATGGTGGCCTCCGGCCTCGAATGCGCTCTACATTTTAGCTCAGCTTGCCCGGATGCGATCGAGGAGGGAAAGCCATGCGTCTTCGGTCGTCCTCCATAGGACTTTGCATCCGCCCGGGTGGCCGCTGCTTGCCTTTTCCCTTCCAAGCTTACGCGGCTGGG
This window contains:
- a CDS encoding acylphosphatase, coding for MGGIGQRKPHEEQVRLHAIVHGIVQGVNFRYYTRLRAEALGLTGWVANRSDGTVEVVAEGPRSAVEALLAFLQQGPPAARVDYVETYWEKPSGEFRGFRIRYEVD